Below is a genomic region from Lutra lutra chromosome 18, mLutLut1.2, whole genome shotgun sequence.
ccccccaaaatGGTTAAATTGGTAAACTTTACCAcgatttaaaaagggggggggggattaaCAGGTGGGACCTCTCCATGGCTCTTGTACTGTCTGATAGCCATACATCTCCAACCCAGACACACTGgccccttccttctgcttcttgaACAGTCAAGCTCCTTCCCACCTCAGGATCTTAGCACATGCTGTTCCCCTGGCCTATGACCTGACTCCTTGTCATTCAAAATTCAGCCCAATGACCCCTCCTCAAAAAGGCCTTCACAGACCATGGCCTCTAAGTGGGACCCTTCTCTATCCCCCCGCCCAAGTTCCTAGCAGCAATCCCTGCTTTCTGTCCGGCCAGCACTTACCaaagcttaaaaaataacatctttctgATTCAGCTACTTGTTTATGAATGGGCCCCCTTTCCTCATCTCAGTCACCCGGTACCTACAGGGCTCATCAATCAGCacatggtggggcgcctgggtggctcagtgggttaaagcctctgcctttggctcaggtcatgatcccagggtcctgggatcgagccctgcatctcgctttctgctcggcagggagcctgcttccccctctctctctgcctgcctctctgcctacttgtgatctctctatcaaataaataaataaaatcttaaagaaaaatcagCACATGGTAAGTACTCACTgagcagttttttttctttttttaagatttatttttatttatttatttttaaagattttatttatttatttgacagagagagatcacaagtagacggagaggcaggcagagagagagagagggaagcaggcttcttgctgagcagagagcccgatgtgggactcgatcccaggaccctgagatcatgacctgagccgaaggcagcggcttaacccactgagccacccaggtgcccaaagatttatttatttttgagagagagagagaatgtgaatggggggaggggcaaagggagagagagaatctcaagcagactccacactcagtgtggagcccaaggcagggctcgatcccacaaacCTGAGAGGATGGCCTGAAATGCAATCTAGgaccagacacttaaccgactgagccactcaggtgccccagtgtgtAGCTCTTTAATAGATGAATGCGACTGGCTCTTACCACAACCAGCACTGCTGTCCACCTGCCCTCCTGACCACATCCACCACAGAGAGGAAAGGCTAATGCCCCTCCGGGGAGAGAGCGATGGCTCTGAGGGACTCCTGGGTCTCCTACCTGGCTTTGACTCTGGAGCCTCGCTGTCTATCAGAGGCTGCCGTGCGGAGgactctgcctcctcttcccctccagggtcctggggctcagGAGGTGTGAGCAAACAGAAATAGCTAGAACGGGTGGGAGGAAGATGAGACTGAAGGCCCTCTGTCGGGCTGGAGGGGCCGCTCCCTCCCaggggagccccccccccctcaTTTCCTCACTCCTTGTCAGCCCCACACCCATCCTGTGCCAGAAAGTTCCGACTGCGGAAAGGTGCTTCCTTCCTTAGAGCTGAAATTTGTCTCCTTGTTGTTGCTACCTGTCGGCCCGAACGCTACCCATTCAGCTTGCCCGCTCACACGGAGCAGGTCTACTCCGTTTTCTTGTCATTGTTATTCTAATGATCATTCCCCGTTCATTCTGTGCTGGGCGCAAACTTCTCCAATTTCAGTCTCTTCCGATAGAGACCGTGTCTACACTCGGCCATGTCTAGACTCCtccaatatacttttttttttgcttatgattttctttgaaattgaTTCACTTTATTTCTACACGGCCTCGTCCCAAGCAATCATCGGTGAAATCACAGGTTTGACCAGctagttaaaattttttcccaacagcctcaaaatcagtaaaagaaagtccaccccccacaccccagccaaTCATCTCAGGATCCACTCCATACTGGATGCCATGTGCACGTCTCCCCACAGGGAAGCAAGGAGGGCTGGAGAGGTGAGGCACCCTATCCCACGCTATACAGCCAACACGCAGCAGCTCCAGAACTCAAACCAGTCCTCTCCCAGTCCGGAACCCACATGCCCTCTTTACGAGGCTGCTGGGATCTGGAGATTGGGAGCCTGATCTAGTTCTCCCCTTGGCTCCCTCATCCGTCCAGCCCAGGCAGCCTACCTGGCCAGCAGCAAAGCAGGGACACCCAGCATGGACAGCAGGGTGTGCTGCGGGGAGAGGCCCGCCTGGGTGAGGCCCAGATAGGACAGTGCTCCCAGCAGCCCTGCTCCCCCAGTGCCTGAGGACCACCAGGAGATCACAGCcctgagaagaaaatgagagatgaggaaggacccAAGCCTGCACCAGGGGGtcctctcccccactcccggCTCCTCCTGCTTACCTGGGGTAGAAGGCAGTGAGCGAGAGGAAGGTGACCTCCCCCAGACCGGACGAGATGCTAGCCAAGACCacacctggggggtggggaggacaagcATGGCAATGGCCACACCTGGCCTCTGCCATAACCCCAATCCCTTGAGGGGTCTGGCCACGACCTCCTCTGCATCAGCTCAGATCCCCTGGACAGGGGGGCTTCAGATCTGAAGAACTTACCCGCCCCCCCATGCCTCTCACAGGGAATGGGACCCCCTATCTACCCAGTTACCGACACCGGAGCAAGAACTCATCCTGGACGCCTCAGCcggcccccaccctccccccgtCGTGGAGTCCTGGTGACTCTGCTCATCTTGAGCTCCGTGTACTCCACTCATTTCCTCCtatctctgccctcccacccctgaccccaACCACCCCCCACTCCAAAATGACCTCGTCTCCCATCTCCTCCTCATGACAGTCCCAGCCGGCTTCTGAGGGTTACAAAAACAAACCCTTTCCTCTCAGAAGTTGGGGAGACTACCCCACAATGCTGTTTCGGCTCCTCTGGGTTCCCCACCTGACACAAAACCTCACACTCACCGCACAGGCTGGTCCCCACTGAATGAGAAAAGGCAACCAGGAGGAAGCTTCCGGCAGCACAAATCCCACTGATGAGAACCCGGGGGCTGAGGGCGAGAgatagggagggaagagggaggtcAGCCTCTGCCTGCAACGCCCTAACCCTCCCGCCACTTCCTGGGCCCTCACGGCCGCCCCGCTCTTCGGGTCCTGCCTGCCCTTTTGCCGGCCACCCCCTCTCAGACCTGTAGGGCAGCAGGTGCAGACCAAGGGGCGCCAGCAATTTGATGACGAGGGTGGGGAGGATATCTGCCAGGAGCACTGCCTGGAACAGAAGAACGGAATGAGACCCCCGATGGTCCTAGGGACAAGCCTCCCAACCAAGTGACCAAGGGAAGACAGACACCTGCTACAGACACAGGCTCTGAGGTCAGATAggtctgggttcaagtcccagctctgcggCTCCTTAGCTTTGTGTCAAGAGCCTCAGTTCCCTCGTCTGAAAAATGGAGGCTGGGTACAGCGCTTAGCTAGCTCGTAGGACCGCTGGGGGAGTACATGAGCTGATGGACGCCACACACAGAAAAGGCTCAGGAAATGTCTTTATTATGATAATCATGACTGCCCGCAGCTTGGGTGctgagggagggggcggggctcaGGGAGGACCAGATGGGTACTCACAGCAGTGGAGACAGAGTTGCAGTCAAATCGAGAGGAGCTattgtggggggtgaggggtgggtcCGGGTTCACCTGGCAACAGAGGAAGGTCTTTCACCAGGGAGGCAAGAGGTGACACAAAAAGGGCCTGGCTCCAGTGCCAGCTCAGCCCTGACTTGAGGGATGGCCTTGGGTCAACACTGGCCTCTTGGGACCTCAGTTTCTCTATGTGCACAATGGGGGCGGGAAAGCTTAACGCACAAAGCTCAAACTAAGGACCCAAAGGCCTAAGATGGCCCCGTACATGGGCTCTAGTTGGGTAACACACTCGGGAGCTTTCGTTTTTTAGAAATTGAGGCTTCCAAATTTTACTGTCGTTCTAGAACAAGGCACAGGTAGGAGAGTGAGCCGTATCCTCCCTAAGCACCTTATTTCCTCTgatctaaatatatttataaggaCCTCTTCCAATGGAGGCCTGGGTGTGGTTGCCACATCAGTTTCAGGGAGTGGGCCTCTCTATGCCCAGTCTGGAAATGCATCCCTCTCTCCTGAGAATGAGAAGAGATTCACTTAGAGATCCACGAGGGTGGGCTTAAACCACACCCCCGCAGTGACCCTTTCCTCTTCACCCTACTCCCCTTAGGCCCCTAGGAGGACGTCCCGTTTTTCAAAGCCCTGGGGCTCCAAGCCTGGTCTCATTTGTTTCCCTGCTGGGCTCACGTGTGGACCACCTGAGCACCCCCTGACTTGAGGATTTCAAGTAACTATTTTAGGCAGACACGCGAGTATGTAAATGCCAACGTTTTAAATAATTCTATGAAGTCAAGGGGAAAAATGGCTTTCCAGAAAAGCTGATCTTGGACCAAATTCCTGTTGGACTTGGAGTTGCAAGGGGGTGGCTGTACTCCTTTGGCACTTacactcccccatccccccacccccgcctccagCTCATCATAGACGAGAGGTTCTTAACTGGAGGTGATTATACCCCCCCAGGGAACATCtggcaatgcctggagacattCTTCTCTCAACTACTGAACAGGAGGTATGTTACTGGTAGAGGACAGGGGTGCTGTTAAGCACTGTACGATGTCCAGGAaagccccacaacaaagaattctcCAGCCTAAAATTAACAGCGCTGCGGTTAAGAAGCGCTTTCATAGACCATGGCCCCACCCAGCAAACCTTTGAGTTTATATACGTGGCACCAATCGATGCTTAAAAACCCTTCCTTGCTCTGTGGTCTGGGAAGCTGGAGCTTCAGTCCCCTTGCCCCACCCCTGGGCCACCCCCATTCCATTAGTTTTTCAAAGGGGGTTCCTGCTCTAGGGGGAGTCCCCCATCTTCCCATAAGGACTAAATATGGTGGTGGCATTAGAGACGGTCACTTACATGGCTCTGGTTCCCAGATGCCCTCTGGTGGCTAAGGATGTCATGCGCAGCGCTGAGCATCACCACGTAAGAGAAGTTGTTACAAAGGCCCAGGAGCCTGGAGTGAGCAggatagacttttttttccccatcagttttattgagatataactgacatataagaACAGATCTTAACCTCCTTCCAGGCTTAACAATCTACTCACAGTCCTAGCACCAAATTGCCCCTTCCTGTGGCCTTCCATCAGCTTGCCTGTTCTTCTCTCTCACCAGGCCCCATTTCCATTTCGGTGTTAGGGCTAGAAATACAAGCTTTGGGATGACAGACTTGGGTTCACATCTCATCTCTCCCAGGAAGAGAAGAGTCAACCTTGATGACTCTCCCTCCAAGCTCCCATCATGGTTCAGTTCCTGGGGGGTTTCTCACGCACTGATCCATGCTCTCTGATGTGTTGTGGAACAGTAGAAAGATCCTGGGGCTTGAAGCCCAAAGGACTGTGTTCGGGTTCCACACATGCTGCTTCCTACCTGAGTGGCCTTGGGCTACCCACGTGTAAATGGGGACACAGGTTTTCCTTCTCACTATCTCACAGGTTGCTGTGGGGATTAAAAGATGATCCTACTAAAGCCCTTTATGACCCATGAAGGATCTTTTCTTGCTTACTCTCATTTCCCAGAGCTGCACTCAGTGATGGGAAAGGAACTGGGCCCAGTGCCAGAGATTTCATGGGCTCTTTTCACATGCCCACTAAGTGGTTCTgcctttcttcccattttgctGCTGTCAAGtagagaggctcagagaggtgatggGACTCTTTCAGAATCACATGTGAAGTCACGTCCAACCCAGTGCACCACCTAAGCCCTCAAGGTTCAGGTTAGCGCTAGAAGGATTTCCCAAGGCTCAAAACTGGAATGATTTCAGGAGGTAGATggatggcattttaaaaagtgtagaTGTGTTTATTAAAACGTGCATTAGGAAAAACACTGGCTTCTTGCCCAGAGTAGTgatttaaagttttcttctaaaaaatacaCGTATTTACAAATTTAAAGTCTGAATTCCTTGGAGTGAAAACATGAAGTAAGTAGTCCTAAAGCTGATAGGAGGACCTGGTCCAAGCCTGAAGGTGGAAGTAAATTGAGTCAAGTCTTGGAATTTTACGCGCTGCCTTAGGGCAAACCAATggcttcagtaaatatttgtgaattcagCTCCTTTTTCACAACTcagctctttcttccctttttcctcctgtTGCTTCCCAACTCTTCCCACCCCATTTTTACTTCTGCTGAACTCCTCGGGCCACTCACCAGAAACCCATCACGTTCCTCCAAAGGGCGCCCTGACGGTCCAACAGAGGGGACCGAGGTTCCGGGGCGGTCTCCTCCCCTGGGAGGGCGAGAAGAAGAGAGCATGACCCCCAACCCACTCGCAGGTGCACGAAGGCCCCACAGGTGTCCTCCCAGGGGCCGAGCCGGCGcccgagccccaagtcaggtggGGTCGCGGGGCAGAGGCTGTCACTcccaggagggtgggagggaataCGCACCCTCGGCATCCAAAAGGCGCCTCCGCGAGCCCGCACAGCCTCCCATGGCATCAAGTTCAGGTCCCGCGAAGGGTTCAAAGTCAGCGAGAGTCCAGGATTGGCTCCAACCAGGCGGGTGAGGGTCTGCGACAGATGAGAAGGATCAACGCCCCACTGCAGGTCCCAGCTCCGGCTTCTCCGCTGCACTAGCGCGGGGCGACACACCACGTTACCCCGGGGGTCCATCTCGCACCCTCGCACACCCACTATTGCCCCACCCATGAGACTGCCCCGGCCCCCTTTAATGCAGGGGCCTCCGCGGTCTGTACCTTTAAGAGCAGCTGCAAGTTCGGCTCCGAGGTACCGCAGGTAGGCGGGTCACGTGACAGCGCCCGCGGGCCCCCTCATCACGTGCTTGGAGGTCACCCCCCCCAACTTCCGGGTCCTCTCTCCTTCTCGGCTTCAGGCTTTCCCGGCCTCTGGGCGGGGGCCAGAGAGAGGCTCGGAGAACCCTGGAACCGCTGGTTTAAAACTGGAGCGGGTAGGATCGGCAAGAAGAGCCGTGACGTTAGACTAGCGGGGCGCAAGGTCTTGGCCTTCCTTGCCAGTACTAGTCATGGCAGTGAGCTGCTTCAGCTCCTTTCCCGGCCCTCAATTGCCAGAAATAAATATGGCCACCGGGCTACTCTAGTCCCGGTTTCTGGCGGAGAATAAAGACAGCCAGCTTCAGGGGATTCTTATTCCTCTCTGTTGCCCTTAGACTGCTtcaagaactgaaaaaaaagataactctCAGGATAATTTCTGTCTATTGGCAATATCCAAAACATTAAAGAGATCCCTTTCCCCAAATTATCCCAGAACCAAAGAATATCACAGAAATATCGACCCCCTggttttacacatgagaaaacaaaaaaaggaaagttgcTGGTAATGATACAAGGTTAGACCTAAAGCTGACGGTACAGACTCTTTTTAACAATAGGAAATAGAATACCAGAGGCAGACATGTTTGGCTCAGCAGGCTGCGGTGGAATTCCTGCCTGCATCAAGAATCCTTAAACCAGAGGATTCTAAGGCCCAAGATTCTGATTCTGTGATCTCATCTGGTTTGTCTAATTGGAAATTTGGAAAGTGGGGATCAGGCAGGGGATTGCGGGAAGAGGTGTAGATCAAAGTCGCTTCATATAGTTCAAAA
It encodes:
- the CLN3 gene encoding battenin — translated: MGGCAGSRRRLLDAEGEETAPEPRSPLLDRQGALWRNVMGFWLLGLCNNFSYVVMLSAAHDILSHQRASGNQSHVNPDPPLTPHNSSSRFDCNSVSTAAVLLADILPTLVIKLLAPLGLHLLPYSPRVLISGICAAGSFLLVAFSHSVGTSLCGVVLASISSGLGEVTFLSLTAFYPRAVISWWSSGTGGAGLLGALSYLGLTQAGLSPQHTLLSMLGVPALLLASYFCLLTPPEPQDPGGEEEAESSARQPLIDSEAPESKPDSKSNLSLLERWTVFKGLLPYIVPLVVVYFAEYFINQGLFELLFFRNTSLSHAQQYRWYQMLYQAGVFVSRSSLRCCRIRFTWVLALLQCLNLAFLLVDVWLSFLPSIYLVFLVVLYEGLLGGAAYVNTFHQIALEMSDEHREFAMAAACISDTFGISLSGLLALPLHDFLCKLS